One window of Microbacterium sediminis genomic DNA carries:
- a CDS encoding bifunctional 3'-5' exonuclease/DNA polymerase, with product MASGSSDAPPPVAPWDAADRIVLGRTPGGAIVAVALDREGAAGRRPLSDAELPAWVALREAEAARAGRGVRWIWSGSAEWYPRLLAAGVRVSRCHDLRLCRAILALAVPDPADTRDGGWDEAVDDDAPDALFEIGGDAPRPSAFDRTLAEYERQEAALARAADPGRLRLLLAAESAGSLVAAELRAAGLPWDADRHDALLRTELGERIAGGTPARIAQTAAAVRAALGDPAASLDSQPKLLRALHRAGVRVESTSKWELAEHDHPVIEPLLEYKRLMRLYTANGWAWLAEWVRDGRFRPVYVPGGVVTGRWASSGGGALQIPRGLRDAVRADPGWVMIDADVAQLEPRVLAAMARDERMAAAAGSDLYEGVVASGAVATRAEAKVAMLGALYGSTTGDSGRLVPRLRQVFPRAMALVDAAAREGERGGQVSTWLGRVSPAPSAAWLEAQRRASDGAADEQRARRLARDQGRFTRNFVVQGTAAEWALAWLADLRARLAAIPPVPEDHAARASGPVFARRPHLAFFLHDEVMVHAPAERAEEAADAIRGAAEAAGRLLFGSFPIAFPLDVRIGRSVAKD from the coding sequence ATGGCGAGCGGCTCTTCTGACGCGCCCCCGCCGGTCGCGCCGTGGGATGCGGCCGATCGGATCGTCCTCGGTCGCACGCCGGGCGGGGCGATCGTCGCCGTGGCCCTCGACCGGGAGGGCGCGGCGGGTCGGCGCCCGCTGAGCGACGCCGAGCTGCCGGCGTGGGTCGCGCTGCGCGAGGCCGAGGCCGCGCGGGCCGGCCGCGGCGTGCGCTGGATCTGGTCGGGCTCGGCCGAGTGGTACCCGCGGCTGCTCGCCGCCGGCGTCCGGGTGTCGCGCTGCCACGATCTGCGCCTGTGCCGCGCGATCCTCGCCCTGGCGGTGCCCGACCCGGCCGACACCCGCGACGGCGGGTGGGACGAGGCGGTGGACGACGATGCGCCCGACGCGCTGTTCGAGATCGGCGGCGACGCCCCGCGCCCGTCCGCCTTCGACCGCACGCTCGCGGAGTACGAGCGCCAGGAGGCCGCGCTGGCCCGCGCCGCCGACCCCGGTCGGCTGCGGCTGCTGCTGGCGGCCGAGTCGGCGGGCTCGCTCGTCGCGGCCGAGCTGCGCGCGGCCGGCCTGCCGTGGGATGCCGACCGTCACGACGCGCTGCTGCGGACCGAGCTGGGCGAGCGCATCGCCGGCGGCACGCCCGCCCGCATCGCCCAGACGGCGGCCGCGGTGCGCGCGGCGCTGGGGGATCCGGCGGCCTCGCTCGACTCGCAGCCCAAGCTGCTGCGGGCGCTGCACCGCGCCGGCGTGCGCGTGGAGTCGACGAGCAAGTGGGAGCTGGCCGAGCACGATCACCCCGTGATCGAGCCGCTGCTGGAGTACAAGCGCCTCATGCGCCTGTACACCGCGAACGGGTGGGCGTGGCTGGCCGAGTGGGTCCGCGACGGCCGGTTCCGGCCGGTGTACGTGCCCGGCGGCGTGGTGACGGGGCGATGGGCCTCGTCCGGCGGCGGCGCGCTGCAGATCCCGCGCGGCCTGCGCGACGCGGTGCGCGCCGATCCCGGGTGGGTGATGATCGACGCCGACGTGGCGCAGCTGGAGCCGCGGGTGCTTGCGGCGATGGCCCGGGACGAGCGCATGGCCGCCGCCGCGGGCTCCGACCTGTACGAGGGCGTCGTCGCGAGCGGCGCCGTCGCCACTCGGGCCGAGGCGAAGGTGGCGATGCTCGGCGCGCTCTACGGATCGACGACGGGCGACTCCGGCCGACTCGTGCCGCGCCTGCGCCAGGTGTTCCCTCGGGCGATGGCGCTGGTCGACGCCGCGGCGCGCGAGGGGGAGCGGGGCGGGCAGGTCTCGACGTGGCTCGGCCGCGTCTCGCCGGCCCCGAGCGCCGCCTGGCTCGAGGCGCAGCGGCGCGCGTCGGACGGCGCCGCGGACGAGCAGCGGGCGCGGCGCCTGGCGCGCGACCAGGGCCGCTTCACCCGCAACTTCGTGGTGCAGGGCACGGCGGCCGAGTGGGCGCTGGCGTGGCTGGCCGATCTGCGCGCCCGCCTGGCGGCGATTCCGCCGGTGCCGGAGGATCACGCGGCCCGCGCGTCCGGTCCGGTGTTCGCCCGACGGCCGCACCTGGCGTTCTTCCTGCACGACGAGGTGATGGTGCACGCGCCGGCCGAGCGCGCCGAGGAGGCCGCCGATGCGATCCGTGGCGCCGCCGAGGCGGCGGGCAGGCTGCTGTTCGGCAGCTTCCCGATCGCCTTCCCGCTCGACGTGCGGATCGGACGCAGCGTCGCCAAGGACTGA
- a CDS encoding reverse transcriptase-like protein, which produces MTRALIVEADGGSRGNPGVAAGGAVVIDPATGEVLSELGVFVGVATNNVAEYNGMIAGIAAAVERDPDAIHVRMDSKLVVEQMTGRWKIKHPDMQVLARRARDLIGPRAVTFEWVPRAENKLADAAANESMDKRLSFRRDLDGHTAVTTEAAPVDGERLF; this is translated from the coding sequence ATGACGCGCGCGCTCATCGTCGAGGCCGACGGCGGCTCGCGCGGCAACCCGGGCGTCGCCGCCGGGGGAGCGGTCGTGATCGACCCCGCCACCGGGGAGGTGCTGTCCGAGCTGGGCGTGTTCGTGGGCGTGGCCACGAACAACGTCGCCGAGTACAACGGGATGATCGCGGGGATCGCCGCCGCCGTCGAGCGGGATCCTGACGCGATCCACGTGCGCATGGACTCCAAGCTCGTCGTGGAGCAGATGACGGGGCGCTGGAAGATCAAGCACCCCGACATGCAGGTGCTCGCGCGTCGCGCCCGCGACCTCATCGGGCCGCGGGCCGTGACGTTCGAGTGGGTGCCGCGCGCCGAGAACAAGCTCGCCGACGCGGCCGCCAACGAGTCGATGGACAAGCGCCTCTCGTTCCGTCGCGACCTGGACGGCCACACCGCCGTGACCACCGAGGCCGCGCCCGTCGATGGCGAGCGGCTCTTCTGA
- a CDS encoding zinc ribbon domain-containing protein: MKRAEAARSNPPQATRVKELIEQRNGQGRELVARTNARDDVLAELRRVEADIEVARKRRARDEERLTQTAIARDALALQEEIAALGRRIDDLETAELELMERRDVAEAELAEQQALMDATTAEGRRLSEEAKRAVADAERELGQLTRDREALATALPAALRAEYDRLAARGTGAALFTRTTCGGCRIALSPSDIAVLRATPKDELAYCPECGTILVRTNESGLEESAEQGGVRFE; encoded by the coding sequence ATGAAGCGCGCGGAGGCGGCGCGGTCGAACCCGCCGCAGGCCACGCGGGTGAAGGAGCTGATCGAGCAGCGCAACGGCCAGGGGCGTGAGCTCGTCGCCCGCACCAACGCCCGCGACGATGTGCTCGCCGAGCTGCGGCGTGTGGAGGCCGATATCGAGGTGGCGCGCAAGCGCCGCGCCCGCGACGAGGAGCGCCTGACGCAGACGGCGATCGCCCGCGACGCGCTCGCGCTGCAGGAGGAGATCGCGGCGCTGGGCCGTCGCATCGACGACCTCGAGACCGCCGAGCTCGAGCTCATGGAGCGCCGGGACGTCGCCGAGGCCGAGCTCGCCGAGCAGCAGGCCCTCATGGACGCCACCACCGCCGAGGGACGCCGGCTCAGCGAGGAGGCGAAGCGGGCCGTGGCCGACGCCGAGCGCGAGCTGGGGCAGCTCACGCGCGATCGGGAGGCCCTGGCCACGGCGCTGCCCGCCGCGCTGCGCGCGGAGTACGACCGCCTCGCCGCCCGCGGCACGGGGGCCGCGCTGTTCACGCGCACCACGTGCGGCGGCTGCCGCATCGCGCTCTCGCCCAGCGACATCGCGGTGCTGCGCGCCACCCCGAAGGACGAGCTGGCGTACTGCCCGGAGTGCGGCACCATCCTCGTGCGCACGAACGAGAGCGGGCTCGAGGAGTCCGCCGAACAGGGCGGGGTGCGGTTCGAATGA